The following proteins are co-located in the Clavibacter capsici genome:
- a CDS encoding fatty acid desaturase family protein, producing the protein MTDTSAAPRIVLTRPGRGGGAAPTSEYSGLLRVIREAGLLRRRVGFYAVMFAATVAALGGAVVGFVLLGDSWFQLLVAAGLGIVFTQFAFLAHEASHRQVFTSGRANDIAGRTLANLFVGISYSWWMTKHSRHHANPNVVAKDPDIAPGVLVFRAEDARGARGLAGAVIRRQGWLFFPLLTLEGLNLHVTSLRTVFGRGKVDKRWLEISMLSTRIIAYLAVVFFFLPLGMAFAFVGVQLAVFGVYMGASFAPNHKGMPVLPKDSKVDFLRRQVLTSRNIRSTWLTDIYMGGLNYQIEHHLFPNMPRPALKRAQVIAKEYCATHDIPYTETTLLASYGIVIAYLNRVGLSAGGDPFDCPASAAFGR; encoded by the coding sequence ATGACCGACACCTCCGCAGCACCCCGCATCGTGCTGACCCGCCCCGGGCGCGGCGGCGGCGCCGCCCCCACCTCCGAGTACTCGGGCCTCCTGCGGGTGATCCGCGAGGCCGGGCTGCTCCGGCGCCGCGTCGGCTTCTACGCCGTGATGTTCGCCGCCACCGTCGCGGCGCTCGGCGGCGCGGTGGTCGGCTTCGTGCTGCTCGGCGACTCCTGGTTCCAGCTGCTCGTCGCCGCGGGACTCGGCATCGTGTTCACGCAGTTCGCCTTCCTCGCCCACGAGGCCTCGCACCGCCAGGTCTTCACCTCCGGCCGGGCGAACGACATCGCGGGCCGCACGCTCGCGAACCTCTTCGTCGGGATCAGCTACTCCTGGTGGATGACCAAGCACTCCCGCCACCACGCGAACCCGAACGTGGTCGCGAAGGACCCGGACATCGCCCCCGGCGTGCTCGTCTTCCGCGCGGAGGACGCGCGGGGTGCGCGCGGCCTCGCCGGTGCGGTCATCCGCCGCCAGGGCTGGCTGTTCTTCCCGCTGCTGACCCTGGAGGGGCTGAACCTGCACGTGACGTCGCTCCGCACGGTGTTCGGTCGTGGCAAGGTCGACAAGCGCTGGCTCGAGATCTCGATGCTCTCCACGCGGATCATCGCCTACCTCGCGGTCGTCTTCTTCTTCCTGCCCCTCGGCATGGCCTTCGCCTTCGTCGGCGTCCAGCTGGCGGTCTTCGGCGTGTACATGGGCGCCTCGTTCGCCCCGAACCACAAGGGCATGCCCGTCCTGCCGAAGGACTCCAAGGTCGACTTCCTCCGCCGCCAGGTCCTCACGTCGCGGAACATCAGGAGCACCTGGCTCACCGACATCTACATGGGCGGCCTCAACTACCAGATCGAGCACCACCTCTTCCCCAACATGCCCCGGCCCGCCCTCAAGAGGGCCCAGGTCATCGCCAAGGAGTACTGCGCGACCCACGACATCCCGTACACCGAGACCACGCTGCTGGCCTCCTACGGCATCGTCATCGCCTACCTCAACCGCGTGGGCCTCTCCGCCGGCGGCGACCCGTTCGACTGCCCCGCATCCGCCGCCTTCGGCCGCTGA
- a CDS encoding GntR family transcriptional regulator produces the protein MTQPEQILPPDLFLALDRSGPVPLYYQVANLLETAIHDGTLPAGARLENEIALGNRLGLSRPTIRRAIQDLVDKGLLVRRRGIGTQVVHGRVTRNVELTSLHEDLERQGQTPATQMLSSSRGEADERIAEALGVEVGSPVLHLTRLRTADGVPLAVLDNVLPEPFVDLDPEELTTHGLYQLLRGRGVTMRVAKQRIGARAATASEARLLDLPRGGAVLTMSRTAFDSSGRAVEHGQHCYRPDLYAFEITLVDR, from the coding sequence GTGACGCAACCGGAGCAGATCCTGCCCCCCGACCTGTTCCTCGCGCTCGACCGCTCCGGCCCCGTGCCGCTCTACTACCAGGTGGCCAACCTGCTGGAGACCGCGATCCACGACGGCACGCTGCCGGCCGGCGCCCGGCTCGAGAACGAGATCGCGCTCGGCAACCGGCTCGGGCTCTCCCGCCCCACCATCCGGCGGGCGATCCAGGACCTCGTCGACAAGGGCCTGCTGGTCCGCCGCCGGGGGATCGGCACGCAGGTCGTGCACGGCCGCGTCACGCGGAACGTCGAGCTCACGAGCCTCCACGAGGACCTCGAGCGGCAGGGCCAGACGCCGGCCACGCAGATGCTGTCGTCGTCGCGCGGCGAGGCCGACGAGCGGATCGCGGAGGCGCTCGGCGTCGAGGTCGGCAGCCCCGTGCTGCACCTCACCCGGCTGCGCACCGCCGACGGCGTGCCGCTCGCGGTGCTCGACAACGTGCTGCCCGAGCCGTTCGTCGACCTGGACCCCGAGGAGCTCACCACCCACGGGCTGTACCAGCTGCTGCGCGGCCGCGGCGTGACCATGCGGGTCGCCAAGCAGCGCATCGGCGCCCGCGCGGCCACCGCCTCCGAGGCGCGCCTGCTCGACCTGCCGCGGGGCGGCGCCGTGCTCACCATGTCGCGCACGGCCTTCGACAGCTCGGGCCGCGCCGTGGAGCACGGCCAGCACTGCTACCGGCCCGACCTCTACGCGTTCGAGATCACGCTCGTCGACCGGTGA
- a CDS encoding sugar phosphate isomerase/epimerase family protein — MPETPATHPAPAFTAADWPIATCLHSFSTVGRDGTALHDADAAVWDRMFADIAREGFTLAELADSHVRPADLEPSRRDELVAIARDHGVGIPSVHLQRQSVIMPGHEEQNLAYAHRTIDAIAEMGMEVFSTGLHQPFSDAQRKALWFWTAEGPKDPDDPEVWDAAVTRLRELGRHAAQLGLRMALEMYEDTYLGTADSAVRLVEEIGLDNVGLNPDVANLIRLHRPVESWRELYARTLPYANYWHVKNYMRDEAADGSWATSVPTTMRAGLIDYRQVIRDAVELGFDGIILTEQYGGDSLGVCAENRDYIRTLLPQTRDAEGEAP, encoded by the coding sequence ATGCCGGAGACACCCGCGACCCACCCCGCCCCGGCGTTCACGGCCGCGGACTGGCCCATCGCCACCTGCCTGCACTCCTTCTCCACCGTCGGCCGCGACGGCACCGCCCTCCACGACGCGGACGCCGCCGTCTGGGACCGCATGTTCGCCGACATCGCCCGCGAGGGCTTCACCCTCGCCGAGCTCGCCGACAGCCACGTCCGCCCCGCCGACCTCGAGCCCTCCCGCCGCGACGAGCTCGTCGCCATCGCCCGCGACCACGGCGTCGGCATCCCGTCGGTCCACCTGCAGCGGCAGAGCGTGATCATGCCGGGCCACGAGGAGCAGAACCTCGCCTACGCCCACCGCACCATCGATGCGATCGCGGAGATGGGCATGGAGGTCTTCTCGACGGGCCTGCACCAGCCGTTCAGCGACGCGCAGCGGAAGGCGCTGTGGTTCTGGACGGCCGAGGGTCCGAAGGACCCCGACGATCCCGAGGTGTGGGACGCCGCCGTCACGCGCCTCCGCGAGCTCGGCCGGCACGCGGCGCAGCTGGGCCTGCGCATGGCGCTCGAGATGTACGAGGACACCTACCTCGGCACGGCCGACAGCGCCGTGCGGCTCGTGGAGGAGATCGGCCTCGACAACGTCGGCCTCAACCCGGACGTCGCGAACCTCATCCGCCTGCACCGCCCGGTCGAGAGCTGGCGCGAGCTGTACGCGAGGACGCTGCCGTACGCCAACTACTGGCACGTGAAGAACTACATGCGCGACGAGGCCGCCGACGGCAGCTGGGCGACCAGCGTGCCCACGACCATGCGGGCCGGCCTCATCGACTACCGGCAGGTGATCCGCGACGCGGTCGAGCTCGGCTTCGACGGGATCATCCTCACCGAGCAGTACGGCGGCGACAGCCTCGGCGTCTGCGCGGAGAACCGCGACTACATCCGCACGCTGCTTCCGCAGACGCGCGACGCAGAGGGAGAGGCACCATGA
- a CDS encoding GntR family transcriptional regulator, which yields MTSGLPLDATALPARQGLRDRVYDLVLDMLMGSRMEPGSRLAIDQIARDLHVSPTPVREALVQLERTGLVAREAHKGYRVAPPIAGEQLEALFDARLVLEGGATALAAADPARLVPALEEALAAHRATTRRVRAAAGGGEMPVGLIREYFVVDWDFHHRIFEATGNPFLLDMSEAISTRVHRMRQNLRTGVHDADDAVHEHRAIIDAVAEGPDAAAAAMRAHIERVRERSRHDAVDPSAGAVRE from the coding sequence GTGACCTCCGGCCTCCCGCTCGACGCGACCGCGCTGCCCGCCCGGCAGGGGCTGCGCGACCGCGTCTACGACCTCGTGCTCGACATGCTGATGGGATCCCGGATGGAGCCCGGCTCCCGCCTCGCCATCGACCAGATCGCGCGCGACCTCCACGTCTCGCCCACGCCCGTGCGCGAGGCGCTCGTGCAGCTGGAGCGCACGGGCCTCGTCGCTCGCGAGGCGCACAAGGGCTACCGGGTGGCGCCGCCCATCGCGGGCGAGCAGCTGGAGGCCCTGTTCGACGCGCGGCTCGTGCTCGAGGGCGGGGCGACGGCGCTGGCCGCCGCGGATCCCGCGCGCCTCGTGCCCGCGCTCGAGGAGGCCCTCGCGGCGCACCGCGCGACGACGAGGCGCGTGCGCGCGGCGGCGGGCGGCGGCGAGATGCCGGTCGGCCTCATCCGCGAGTACTTCGTCGTCGACTGGGACTTCCACCACCGGATCTTCGAGGCGACCGGCAACCCGTTCCTCCTCGACATGTCCGAGGCGATCTCCACCCGCGTCCACCGCATGCGCCAGAACCTCCGCACGGGCGTGCACGACGCCGACGACGCCGTCCACGAGCACCGCGCGATCATCGACGCCGTCGCCGAGGGCCCCGATGCCGCGGCCGCCGCGATGCGCGCGCACATCGAGCGGGTGCGCGAGCGGTCGCGGCACGACGCCGTCGACCCGTCGGCGGGCGCGGTCCGCGAGTAG
- a CDS encoding GNAT family N-acetyltransferase — MTRHDDVPTAAPLDRVPWPVRTERLLIRRMAATDAPAMWAYRRLDEVTRWVTSRPVDEAAWIEGSAAMLRDQLVLELDGRVVGDLMVRVEDAWGQREVAHLAVGTQAELGWTLDPSVGGRGLATEAVREALRIAFQGLGVRRVVASAFADNAPSLRLAERVGMRRESYAVADSLHRDLGWIDGVGYALLAEEWAARG, encoded by the coding sequence ATGACCCGCCACGACGACGTGCCCACCGCCGCCCCGCTCGACCGCGTGCCCTGGCCGGTCCGCACCGAGCGGCTCCTGATCCGCCGCATGGCCGCCACCGACGCCCCCGCGATGTGGGCGTACCGCCGGCTCGACGAGGTCACCCGCTGGGTCACCTCGAGGCCGGTCGACGAGGCCGCGTGGATCGAGGGCAGCGCCGCGATGCTCCGCGACCAGCTCGTGCTCGAGCTCGACGGCCGCGTCGTCGGCGACCTCATGGTGCGGGTCGAGGACGCCTGGGGACAGCGCGAGGTCGCGCACCTCGCGGTCGGCACGCAGGCGGAGCTCGGCTGGACCCTGGATCCGTCCGTCGGCGGACGCGGCCTCGCCACCGAGGCGGTGCGGGAGGCGCTGCGGATCGCCTTCCAGGGGCTCGGCGTCCGGCGGGTGGTCGCGAGCGCCTTCGCCGACAACGCCCCGTCGCTCCGGCTGGCCGAGCGCGTCGGCATGCGGCGGGAGTCGTACGCCGTCGCCGACTCGCTGCACCGTGACCTCGGCTGGATCGACGGGGTCGGCTACGCCCTGCTCGCCGAGGAGTGGGCGGCGCGCGGCTGA
- a CDS encoding dihydroxyacetone kinase family protein, translating to MTRLWNDPADFADDMTAGFVRANGRWVRRVHGGVSRSTRSADPEVAVVIGGGSGHYPAFGGLVGPGLAHGAAMGNLFASPSAHQVESVIRSSEQGRGALLLYGNYAGDVLHFDDAQERVRRDGIDCRTVVVTDDIFSAAPDQQARRRGIAGDLTVFKAAGAASAAGYDLDDTERVARLANARTRSMGVAFTGCTLPGADEPLFSVPEGRMAIGLGIHGEPGIDETDIPSADGLAELFVTKLLADAEVPDGVEVRGARVVPVLNGLGSVKNEELFVVFTRVADLLEEAGITLVDPQVGEFCTSFDMAGASLTLFWLDEELERLWTAPADTPAFRSGAFDGSALQTVDAREDDEVDAAIPEATEASRRTAARVAAALEAVHAVVAEAADELGRLDSVAGDGDHGIGMLRGSRAASERAASAVEAGAGARTVLRLAGDAWSDKGGGTSGALWGLILQAVGDALDDEAAEPPTADDVARGVADARDAVMGHGKAALGDKTMVDALVPFADVLAERVGSGASLDDAWAAASDAAQEAADATAALKPGMGRARSHGERSVGTADPGAVSLALITAAVGRALADR from the coding sequence ATGACCCGGCTCTGGAACGACCCGGCGGACTTCGCCGATGACATGACGGCGGGCTTCGTCCGCGCCAACGGACGCTGGGTGCGGCGGGTGCACGGCGGCGTCTCCCGCTCCACCCGCTCGGCCGACCCCGAGGTGGCCGTCGTCATCGGCGGCGGGTCCGGCCACTACCCCGCGTTCGGCGGGCTCGTCGGCCCCGGCCTCGCGCACGGCGCCGCGATGGGCAACCTCTTCGCCTCGCCGTCGGCGCACCAGGTCGAGTCGGTGATCCGCTCCAGCGAGCAGGGCCGCGGCGCGCTCCTCCTCTACGGCAACTACGCGGGCGACGTGCTCCACTTCGACGACGCGCAGGAGCGCGTGCGGCGCGACGGGATCGACTGCCGCACGGTCGTGGTCACCGACGACATCTTCAGCGCCGCGCCCGACCAGCAGGCCCGGCGCCGCGGGATCGCCGGGGACCTGACCGTCTTCAAGGCGGCGGGCGCGGCATCCGCGGCGGGGTACGACCTCGACGACACCGAGCGCGTCGCCCGGCTCGCCAACGCCCGCACCCGCTCGATGGGCGTCGCCTTCACGGGCTGCACGCTGCCCGGCGCCGACGAGCCGCTGTTCTCGGTGCCGGAGGGGCGCATGGCGATCGGGCTCGGGATCCACGGCGAGCCCGGGATCGACGAGACCGACATCCCCTCCGCCGACGGCCTGGCCGAGCTGTTCGTGACGAAGCTGCTCGCCGACGCCGAGGTCCCCGACGGGGTCGAGGTGCGCGGCGCGCGCGTCGTGCCGGTGCTCAACGGCCTCGGCTCCGTGAAGAACGAGGAGCTGTTCGTCGTGTTCACGCGCGTCGCGGACCTGCTCGAGGAGGCCGGGATCACGCTCGTGGATCCGCAGGTCGGCGAGTTCTGCACCAGCTTCGACATGGCCGGCGCCTCCCTCACCCTGTTCTGGCTCGACGAGGAGCTCGAGCGGCTGTGGACCGCGCCCGCGGACACCCCGGCGTTCCGCAGCGGCGCCTTCGACGGATCCGCGCTGCAGACGGTGGACGCGCGCGAGGACGACGAGGTCGACGCGGCCATCCCGGAGGCGACCGAGGCGTCCCGGCGCACGGCGGCGCGCGTGGCCGCGGCCCTCGAGGCCGTGCACGCGGTGGTCGCGGAGGCCGCCGACGAGCTCGGGCGCCTCGACTCCGTCGCGGGTGACGGGGACCACGGCATCGGCATGCTGCGCGGATCCCGCGCGGCCTCCGAGCGGGCCGCGTCCGCCGTCGAGGCGGGCGCCGGCGCGCGCACGGTCCTCCGACTGGCCGGCGACGCCTGGTCCGACAAGGGCGGCGGCACCTCCGGCGCGCTGTGGGGGCTCATCCTTCAGGCGGTCGGCGACGCGCTCGACGACGAGGCGGCGGAGCCCCCGACGGCCGACGACGTGGCCCGCGGGGTGGCCGACGCGCGCGACGCCGTGATGGGCCACGGCAAGGCGGCGCTCGGCGACAAGACCATGGTCGACGCGCTCGTGCCGTTCGCCGACGTGCTCGCCGAGCGGGTCGGATCCGGCGCGTCGCTCGACGACGCCTGGGCCGCCGCGAGCGACGCGGCGCAGGAGGCCGCGGACGCGACGGCGGCGCTGAAGCCCGGCATGGGGCGCGCGCGGTCGCACGGCGAGCGCTCGGTCGGCACGGCCGATCCCGGCGCCGTGTCGCTCGCGCTCATCACGGCGGCCGTCGGCCGCGCGCTCGCCGACCGGTGA
- a CDS encoding alpha/beta fold hydrolase, producing MAWSSARAGAPAAALRRPDPSGPARPTFLLIHGVGLSHLAFSRLARALVDHGTVLAPDLPGFGRAPGARRRVSVEEMAEALLPALDRGGIRPRSLVVLGHSLGAQVAIEVARLRPDLVRGVVLIGPVVDTHAASAVGQARRLLLDMVLEPPVTGAMVARDYVRGGLLSFAAGVRSMLRYPTAERLPAVTAPLLVLRGSGDPVAPARWDAELARLVADGRTVEVAGAAHNVPHSHPTEVARHVLAFAASLVDD from the coding sequence GTGGCCTGGTCCTCGGCGCGGGCGGGCGCCCCTGCCGCCGCGCTCCGGCGGCCCGACCCGTCGGGTCCGGCGCGGCCGACGTTCCTCCTCATCCACGGGGTCGGGCTGTCGCACCTCGCGTTCAGCCGCCTCGCCCGCGCGCTCGTCGACCACGGCACGGTGCTCGCTCCCGACCTGCCCGGCTTCGGCCGCGCACCGGGGGCGCGGCGCCGCGTCAGCGTGGAGGAGATGGCCGAGGCGCTGCTGCCCGCCCTCGACCGGGGCGGCATCCGCCCGCGCAGCCTGGTGGTCCTCGGCCACTCCCTGGGCGCGCAGGTCGCGATCGAGGTCGCGCGCCTGCGGCCGGACCTCGTCCGCGGCGTCGTGCTGATCGGACCGGTGGTCGACACGCACGCGGCGAGCGCGGTCGGCCAGGCGCGCCGGCTCCTGCTCGACATGGTGCTCGAGCCCCCGGTGACGGGCGCCATGGTGGCACGCGACTACGTCCGGGGCGGGCTGCTGTCCTTCGCGGCGGGCGTCCGCTCCATGCTCCGCTACCCGACCGCCGAGCGCCTCCCCGCGGTCACCGCTCCGCTCCTCGTGCTCCGCGGGTCCGGGGATCCCGTCGCCCCGGCCCGCTGGGACGCCGAGCTGGCCCGTCTCGTCGCCGACGGGAGGACGGTCGAGGTGGCGGGCGCCGCGCACAACGTCCCGCACTCGCACCCGACCGAGGTGGCCCGGCACGTCCTCGCGTTCGCCGCCTCGCTCGTCGACGACTGA
- a CDS encoding 3-hydroxyacyl-CoA dehydrogenase family protein, whose protein sequence is MTDQHSTARSIAIVGSGYMGGGIAQVLALAGAQVRIADISEEIAVANHARLIAEAERFVADGLFPADAVERIRAAVTPAASIEEAVEGADLIEEAVPEKLEIKHATLRRISAAARPDAVIGSNTSTILISSLAEAVTNPERFLGVHFSNPAPFIPGVELIPHAGTAESAIAMVEGIVAATGKETARVTDSTGFVLNRLQYALFHEATQIVEEGIATPEDIDTIVRTTFGFRLPVFGPFAIADMAGLDVYAFCYASLQTRWPERFATPASLQAHVDAGEYGTKTGSGYLDVPAERTEALVAYRNKAYVAIKQLMDDLGPAPI, encoded by the coding sequence ATGACCGACCAGCACAGCACCGCACGCAGCATCGCCATCGTCGGATCCGGCTACATGGGCGGGGGCATCGCGCAGGTGCTCGCCCTCGCGGGCGCGCAGGTGCGCATCGCCGACATCTCGGAGGAGATCGCCGTCGCGAACCACGCGCGCCTCATCGCCGAGGCGGAGCGGTTCGTCGCCGACGGGCTGTTCCCCGCCGACGCCGTGGAGCGGATCCGCGCGGCGGTGACGCCCGCCGCGTCCATCGAGGAGGCCGTCGAGGGCGCCGACCTCATCGAGGAGGCGGTGCCGGAGAAGCTCGAGATCAAGCACGCGACGCTGCGGCGGATCTCGGCGGCGGCGCGCCCCGACGCGGTCATCGGATCCAACACCTCGACGATCCTCATCTCCTCGCTCGCCGAGGCCGTCACGAACCCGGAGCGGTTCCTCGGCGTGCACTTCTCGAACCCGGCGCCCTTCATCCCGGGCGTCGAGCTGATCCCGCACGCGGGCACGGCGGAGTCGGCCATCGCCATGGTCGAGGGGATCGTCGCGGCCACCGGCAAGGAGACCGCGCGCGTGACGGACTCCACGGGCTTCGTGCTCAACCGCCTCCAGTACGCGCTCTTCCACGAGGCGACCCAGATCGTGGAGGAGGGCATCGCGACCCCCGAGGACATCGACACGATCGTCCGCACGACCTTCGGCTTCCGCCTGCCGGTGTTCGGCCCGTTCGCGATCGCCGACATGGCCGGCCTCGACGTCTACGCCTTCTGCTACGCGTCGCTGCAGACCCGCTGGCCCGAGCGCTTCGCCACCCCGGCCTCGCTCCAGGCGCACGTGGACGCGGGCGAGTACGGCACGAAGACCGGATCCGGCTACCTCGACGTGCCCGCCGAGCGCACCGAGGCGCTCGTCGCGTATCGGAACAAGGCGTACGTGGCGATCAAGCAGCTGATGGACGACCTGGGCCCGGCGCCGATCTAG
- a CDS encoding GAF and ANTAR domain-containing protein: MTNTREELLVRAFVTLADSMVTDYDMIDLLQTLVDQATDLFDAAASGIILGPDAEHLEVVVSTSERSRFVGLMQLRAGEGPCVEAVTTGRVVSVADTAEIADRWPAFAEAAAGEGYVSVHAIPLRLRGQMLGSLNLFRNHEGALNEADAIAAQALADVATISVLQERSIRDSNMVRDQLHRALDSRVVIEQAKGIIAQLRGVDMDEAFQMLRSHARERRVTLAVVSAEVVEGRDTSSLVRSTAARR, encoded by the coding sequence ATGACGAACACCCGAGAGGAGCTCCTCGTGCGTGCCTTCGTCACGCTCGCGGACTCCATGGTCACCGACTACGACATGATCGACCTGCTCCAGACGCTCGTCGACCAGGCCACCGACCTCTTCGACGCCGCGGCGTCCGGGATCATCCTGGGGCCGGACGCCGAGCACCTCGAGGTGGTGGTCTCCACGAGCGAGAGGAGCCGCTTCGTCGGGCTCATGCAGCTGCGCGCCGGTGAGGGGCCGTGCGTCGAGGCCGTCACGACCGGCCGCGTCGTGTCCGTGGCGGACACCGCCGAGATCGCCGACAGGTGGCCGGCGTTCGCGGAGGCCGCCGCCGGCGAGGGGTACGTCTCCGTGCACGCGATCCCGCTGCGGCTCCGCGGGCAGATGCTCGGCTCGCTCAACCTCTTCCGCAACCACGAGGGCGCGCTCAACGAGGCGGACGCCATCGCCGCGCAGGCCCTGGCGGACGTGGCGACCATCAGCGTGCTGCAGGAGCGCAGCATCCGCGACAGCAACATGGTGCGCGACCAGCTCCACCGGGCCCTGGACAGCCGCGTGGTCATCGAGCAGGCGAAGGGCATCATCGCGCAGCTGCGCGGCGTCGACATGGACGAGGCGTTCCAGATGCTCCGGAGCCACGCGCGCGAGCGCCGCGTCACGCTCGCCGTCGTCTCGGCCGAGGTCGTGGAGGGCCGCGACACGAGCTCCCTCGTGCGGTCCACCGCCGCGCGCCGCTAG
- a CDS encoding triose-phosphate isomerase family protein, which yields MPATPAAPPVVIGVSLKMYLGHAETVAWCTAVADIARAHPATAGGEAELVVLPSYLSVPAAVGILDGLAAVGAQDLAAEVSGAFTGEVSGGQIRELGGLFVEVGHAERRRLFGETDEVVRRKADAALAAGLVPILCLGEEARQDPHDAARECLRQLDDALAVAADAGHGGRIVVAYEPQWAIGAPEPASDAHIRAVCRQLRARVRALDARPGSRVIYGGSAGPGLLTRIGDDVDGLFLGRFAHDPRAVAMILDEVHARAAARTAPDGTR from the coding sequence GTGCCCGCGACGCCCGCCGCGCCGCCGGTCGTTATCGGCGTGAGCCTGAAGATGTACCTCGGGCACGCCGAGACGGTCGCGTGGTGCACGGCCGTCGCGGACATCGCGCGGGCCCACCCGGCGACCGCGGGCGGCGAGGCCGAGCTCGTGGTGCTGCCGTCGTACCTGTCGGTGCCGGCCGCGGTCGGGATCCTCGACGGGCTCGCCGCCGTCGGCGCGCAGGATCTCGCGGCCGAGGTGTCCGGGGCCTTCACGGGCGAGGTGTCCGGCGGGCAGATCCGCGAGCTGGGCGGCTTGTTCGTCGAGGTCGGGCACGCCGAGCGGCGGCGGCTCTTCGGCGAGACCGACGAGGTCGTGCGGCGGAAGGCCGACGCGGCGCTCGCGGCCGGGCTGGTGCCGATCCTCTGCCTCGGCGAGGAGGCGCGGCAGGATCCGCACGACGCGGCCCGGGAGTGCCTCCGCCAGCTCGACGACGCGCTCGCCGTGGCAGCGGACGCGGGGCACGGCGGCCGCATCGTCGTCGCCTACGAGCCGCAATGGGCGATCGGCGCGCCCGAGCCCGCCTCCGACGCGCACATCCGCGCCGTGTGCCGACAGCTCCGCGCCCGCGTGCGCGCGCTCGACGCCCGCCCGGGATCCCGCGTCATCTACGGCGGCAGCGCCGGACCCGGCCTCCTCACCCGCATCGGCGACGACGTCGACGGCCTGTTCCTCGGCCGCTTCGCCCACGATCCGCGCGCCGTCGCGATGATCCTCGACGAGGTGCACGCGCGCGCCGCGGCCCGGACGGCGCCCGACGGCACGCGCTGA
- a CDS encoding DUF7882 family protein, protein MGQLIYDTATHIDIDDRPLAHLQVVIFTKLRRKESFPFSWVEDRADGSGRSSVWLAPELPLRFRFSGNRKPALNPRWVELLVATANTSAGLHLVHEPASEGFAVAGGARS, encoded by the coding sequence ATGGGACAGCTGATCTACGACACCGCGACGCACATCGACATCGACGACCGGCCGCTCGCGCACCTGCAGGTGGTGATCTTCACCAAGCTCCGGCGCAAGGAGAGCTTCCCCTTCTCCTGGGTCGAGGACCGCGCCGATGGCAGCGGCCGCAGCTCCGTCTGGCTCGCCCCCGAGCTGCCGCTCCGCTTCCGGTTCTCCGGCAACCGGAAGCCCGCCCTGAACCCGCGGTGGGTGGAGCTGCTGGTCGCCACGGCGAACACGTCCGCCGGCCTGCACCTCGTCCACGAGCCCGCGTCCGAGGGGTTCGCCGTCGCGGGCGGAGCCCGGTCGTGA
- a CDS encoding ANTAR domain-containing protein encodes MHQATGMVIAQMGLSAADALLVLRGHAFATNRPVRDVANDVVERRLDFTPAR; translated from the coding sequence CTGCACCAGGCGACGGGGATGGTCATCGCGCAGATGGGACTCTCCGCCGCGGATGCCCTGCTGGTCCTGCGCGGACACGCGTTCGCCACGAACAGGCCCGTCCGCGACGTCGCGAACGACGTCGTCGAGCGGCGACTCGACTTCACACCCGCCCGCTGA
- a CDS encoding ribose-5-phosphate isomerase — MTRTWRIVVGADDAGYEHKEAIKADLEASGLVASVVDVGVDADGHTNYPTVATTAAEMVARGEADRAVLICGTGLGMAIAANKVAGVRAVTAHDGFSVERSVLSNDAQVLCMGQRVVGLELARRNVREWLTYEFDTTSASADKVDEIRAYEAK; from the coding sequence ATGACCAGGACCTGGCGGATCGTCGTCGGCGCGGACGACGCGGGCTACGAGCACAAGGAGGCCATCAAGGCCGACCTCGAGGCGAGCGGCCTCGTGGCCTCGGTGGTGGACGTGGGCGTCGACGCCGACGGCCACACCAACTACCCGACCGTCGCGACCACGGCGGCCGAGATGGTCGCGCGCGGCGAGGCCGACCGGGCCGTGCTGATCTGCGGCACGGGCCTCGGGATGGCCATCGCGGCGAACAAGGTGGCCGGCGTCCGCGCGGTCACGGCGCACGACGGCTTCTCGGTGGAGCGCAGCGTGCTCTCCAACGACGCGCAGGTGCTCTGCATGGGCCAGCGCGTCGTGGGGCTGGAGCTCGCGCGGCGGAACGTGCGCGAGTGGCTGACGTACGAGTTCGACACGACGAGCGCGTCGGCCGACAAGGTCGACGAGATCCGCGCGTACGAGGCGAAGTAG